TGTTATGCTGTAGCTATTTAGATAAGTAGTGAAGCTCATTTTTGTTCCTGCATAGATACAGTTTAATGCCCAATCTTCATGAGAACTCTTGTGCAATCAGAAACCTCCACCAAAGTTGAAGAATACCTGATGACATCACATCtttgtaatataaaataaaacaaatataataactGTTACCTACTTTAACCAGGCAGGCTGGGCCCCTTTCTCCAGGCAGGGGAAAGTTGAGATCCAAGTTAGATGAACAGTGAGAAGATGAAGCGTTCTGACAGGGAGCTTCTGTCTCCAGCCGTTTTGAGTCCACGTTCCTACGGGGATCAGGTAGGTTCTGAGGTCCTATTAAGAGAAGAAGGGCATGTCAGCTCAGATGATGTCCTGATTTAAGACAAACTCTTGTTTCACATTTAGCCTATCCTAATGACAAATCAATGGAATATTCCAGAAACCTACCTTTCTAGACAATtatggtcaaaataaatgcacatttgacatacaaacataaaaatgttctATAACCTGAGCTTGATTCCTTCTGATGCGGCATGTCCATGTCGTCATCCTCTTCATAACTacgtttgtgtctgtgtggggtgtAGGATGTGGAAGGGACCACTCGTGCTTGACTTGAGCATGCATAACTGTTCTCAAGAGTTAAGGATTAACTTTCCAAAAGCAAATGACTTTTCATATAGCCATAAGGATTTAGGCATTATACAATACTTCctcaattttaaaataatgtaagcACTATGCTCTGATAATTGTTCCAATGGTTGAGAGATTTTTCAACAAAAGGATATTTCCTTCACCCACTGAGATTCTCCTGGGATAGGGACACAATAGaacgtctgtctctctgatgttACAATGTTCCTTGAGTTGAAATCCACCTGCTGGGATTTGACAAGCTCATtctcattataataataataataataataataataataataaaagacaaatggcaaaattgcagtgtaataataatgacaataataatgttacatttatacagCACATTTCTTGAACTAAAGAACACTTTAAAGATATATatcagggtttgtttgttttgtttttttatactcACCCCACAGTCAGTAACATCTTTATACTTTCCACATCTCAACTCCTGAAAATTGGACCCAAAGAGCAAAATGCAATGTTATTAAAGCAACCAATGTAATTTGTACTTAAACATTTTGACAACATATACCTTGATAAATTCAGCTGAAACTATTACTCTAAAAACAATCAACCTGCATTTTATGAACTCATCCAAAAGGTCTCATTTAAATAACTTTAATGCACAATTACAAAGCATAAATCATAACCACACTTGCTCACTTTTGAATTTGTTGAGGGATCAACTGTCTCATAAGCCCCCATGAAAAATTCTGGATCAAACATGTCCTGGACCATACACCGGAACTTCACCAGACTGTTGGGCTTCAAGTAGTGTAAGGGAACGTCATTTAGGGAGGGAACCTAAATATCATAAAATACACTAGTGACAACCAGACTACATACAAAATACCAAACATCTGACCACAAGGTGTGTTAAAGTAGCTACCTAGTCAAAACTGAGCACGCTTCAACATTATTATATAGCAGCACATATAAAAAGGTATGCAGAGTAAACGAACATTTGCTTGCAGATTGTCAAGAAAATAATAGGATGTTAACGAAAGCTCGCGCCAGACAGTAAAATGGCAAAATTGTAATTACGTCCATTTACCGCATGGTGGGCAGGAAATAATTGCcaacaaataaaaccacacaagaacccaggaaaaaaaaaaccattaccCAGGATTTGGCGTCGTTTAGTTTCAGTTTCTCTTTGAAGTACTCCAGCACCTTTCTCTCCCATTCTGGACTCAACTTGCTCTGTGCTGTAGAGAAACACAACAGCTCGGTCACGTCACCAACTTCATCACCTTCtcgcagtcttttttttttttttggggggggggggggtgtgtttcAAACCTACAATGCTTtggctagctaagatagctaaacTCACTTACTAAATATCTAATCTACAAGGCAGTTAGGTTAGTTAGCTAATCAGGAAACATACAGTACATCGAGCAATCGAGCAAAACTAGCCACTTAAACggcttaaattaaattaaataaaggcAGAAATAAGCAGATGGTTAGCTAGTGAACTaactagcctagctagctaacctaggtagCTAACCGTAGACTTCAGCCGACGCCAAGCATTACTATCAGCTAAATTAGTGTCGGACTCTTGCCTCTTACCAAAAATACCATCGACAACACCCAGTGGGTTGTTTATCCAATCTTCACTTGAAGGCATAGCTAGAGAGAGGCCTTGGAAATGTGAAAAGTAATTCAGTCGCACAAATAATGCAGTTCACAAGTACTTCGAGCAAGTTTTACAAACCCGAACTCTTCGCTCACGCCACACAATTCGTGGTGGCGGGAAAATTGCGTCATTAACACTAATCACGTGACACAAGGCGCAGGTTCGCTGACGCGTCTGGGCGAATATAAAAGTCCGGGGGTGCCCTGTGGAGGTTTATCCACAATTTATCCGCAATGTAACGTTCTAACGAAAGATTCTAGTATAATTAATATATCATAATGAATATTTTGTCCTGACGCATCAACCCAAAATGAGAAACGATATGACAATCCAGttaataaaatatcaaaacCTTTAGAAACATTGTCAGAAGTAATGGCCAGTTCTCATAATGTTGACTCAAGTGTCCTGCAGAAGTTCGTCTTGTGGGAATCTCTGTCCCCAGTCTTgaattaaattacataattaaacaaAGTTGCAGGCTCTAGCTAAAGTAATCAAGTCGTATTATCCCATTCTGAGCCGTGATTGCTGCTAATACAATCGATCTGTAAAAACTACGTTAACTTGAAATTCCTAAATAATTATGCACCATACAGTTGCacttaaaaatacttttagcTCAAAGTGTTAGGTACTGTATCTATGTAATTTTAGGAACGCAACAGTTATAACTCATCTGTAAGTAGAAACCAAGTTTATAATATATAGATTTTAGTTGCtaagtttaaaataatgataCAACACAACTGAGTTATGTtaaaatttgcttttaaaaatctttaagcTAAACACCACAGCATGGATTGCATTTTGTGGTAGTTTATCGTAAACAATTTCAGCTCCCCCGTTTGACACAATGCATAGTGTTAACAGTAGAATACTATAAAGTGAAAAAAGatccacaaaacacatttggcCTACCCTGTTTGTTCTCGTTTTATCACCTATTATTCGTGTTTATTATTGATTCATATAGTGCATTGCTTTAAATCGATTTcccaaacatttttattaccaAATATACTGTGATATTTCTCTGTTTTAAATATTAGATATACATAAGGGTATTTCATTATCACAATTGATGCAAAAAGGCTTTAAATGGTAATATATAACCGAATATTAACAATTTATCAGTTGATGCTTCTATAATTGATActttaataattattcattatttttctgaCTTTCGTATAATTCATAATTAAATAATGGAAGTGCATTTAAATATGCTATGTAAGAATcacaaattaatattaatattttgtttccTGATACCAGTCTTGGCATTAGGCCACTTGCAGAGACATTGCCCTTCATATTTCAGTAGAATAATGCTGTAACCGTCATAAATCTTTACAATATTTCAGATCTGGGTAAATTAGTCTGGTCTGAAACGTCGTCTTTATCGTGCGGATTATTCGAGTAGAGCTCTATGACGGGTAGATGGGCTTAAACAAGTGGGTGTCGGCCGACTTTGTGGCAGTAGATGAtatgcatatttgcattttgcacGCCGTGTGATGTTTTTCCTCGGCAATTACGGAAGCACTTGCTGAAATCTATTGCCCGTCGAATCCGGCTGCAGGAGCAAAGCCAGCTACGTGTAATATTGCCCGAAAATGGCCGAAAGGAAGACCAACGTACCCAGCTCCAGTGCAAATTTGCTGTTCTCCACGGCGCCGGAATTTAATTTTAACTTGCCATTTATTCCTGTCAGTCAAGCCACAGGCCCAGCAGTTTTATCCGGAGGTAGGTTACGAAACTTGTAAATCTTAACGAGCTGTAGGTAGCCAGTTTTCATTGATGCTAGTGAGCGCTTCCTAAGTGAGGGGATAGCTAGTTAGCGCGATGGCTAATCTATACCAAGTTAACgtttctgtttgctgttatCTAGATAAATTagacatttcacacacattacacGCTATTGGTGCAAGTGTCATTAAGTGTTTATGAtggggctgttttttttcccgaTTTTATAAAAAATATCAACAATTTTTTCTAATTGATCAAATCTGGATGTAATTTTTACAGCTAACATGACCGCAATCACACTTTTGCTTCTGTCTCCGTTCTTTGTTGTGTAGAGTCTTATTTAGTCTGGTAATGTTCAGTAATCACCGTAATTATTATGtacttcactttttttctctcatgaAGATGATGGGAGTGAAGTTGGAGAAGAAGACAGCTTCCTTGGTCAGACCTCATCAACAGCTCCTCTGCCCTCAACATTTAGCTATTTTTCTGGTTCTACCAATAGTAGTGACCCATTTGCTTCAATAGGCTATCAGCCGAGCATGCCTCCCGTTCCTGCCGTCACTCCGTCCACGGTTTCTTCTCAAGTATCCAGTACTGCGAGTGTACCAAATCCTTCCGTTTCTTATGCGAACCCTACTCAGCAATATGCTAGTACAGTTTTCCAGAGTCCCATGCGTACCCACACTCCTCCCCCTAATGtggccacacctccacctcctccaggcCCCCAGCAAACCTTTAATCCATATCGTCACACAGCCACAAGTAGTAAAGCAAGTCCTTACCTTATGGCTCCTGAGCTACAACAGCAACCTCCTAGTCAGTCTGCACAGCATCTCAGCCCTTACTCTCAGCCTCCACCAGCGCCCACATTCCAGACCACACCTACAACATTTGCTAAGGTACGTTTTTCTATTGATGATTATGggcttttaatgttttatggATAAAAGCATGAAATCAAATGGAAATTAAGGCTGGCAAGTTTTTTCATGTCATTCTTTTCACATTCTTGGAATTCTGATTTACTGAAGTCAATACATTGAGCATGTCCTTGTAATCACTGTTCTGTCTGATTTAAAGTGTATATATTCTTTATTCAAACCTTTCtgaatgtgttggtgtgtatggtggtagGGTGATGATAATGTGAGATTCCTGTTACACTAGAACTCATTTTCCTGACATCTTTACTGGACTATTTGCAGTGTGTTCAGATCTTGTTGTATCTCTCTCTAGCCTCACACTACACAGgctccaccaccacctgcaGGATCCAGCATGTCTGGTCCTTTGGTTCCAGTCAATCCCATGGTGCAATACACTTATAATGTCTACGAGGCTATCCAGCCTCACTGGTTTTATTGTAAGCAAGTGGAGTCCAAAAATGTTTGGCTTCCCTTTAGTATAGTGGATTCCATTCAACTGGAAGAGACTTTCAATTCTGGTAAGCGGGAAACTACTGAGACATAGATCATATTCATGACATAGATCAGAGACTGAGTTCAAGAATTTCTTTACCTTGATTATAAGTTTCAAAAACTATTACTCTGCTTCCTGTGTTTTCCAGTTCAGCCAGACCCAGAGAATGTGGTAGTGTGTACAGACGGTGGGCGGTATGATGTGCAGCTATATGACCGCAGtagaactgcagtgtactggGAGGAGGAACCGACTGAGGTGCGACGGTGTACCTGGTTCTACAAAGGTGACACAGACAGCCGCTTTATCCCCTATTCAGAGGAGTTCAGTGACAAACTAGAGGTATGTTTCAGTTCTGCACAGATTCCATCTTTCTGAGTTCACTGATTGGAATGGTTCACTGATTAGAATGGTTGTATTGCCATCACTGGTTATTCTTCTTTAAGAAGTTATCTGTACTCTGTCTTTACTCAGCATGACTGGCTAATTATGATGTTAGTTTGCTGTATAACAAgctgtaggtgagtgtgtaaacACTCATAGTGTATGACACTATGTAACActttttctgatttttaacAGGCAGAATATAAAAAAGCAGTGACTACTAATCAGTGGCACCGCAGACTGGAATTTCCATCAGGGGAAACAATCGTCATGCACAATCCAAAGGTATACTGCTCACATCAGCTCTGCAAGCAGCTTAGTTTTATTATAATAGAAGAGTAAACATTTTGCGTCTTGCTGAAGTGTGCACTAAGAATGTCCTCTGTCTTGTTTATGTAAACTTAATTGATGCACCATCCAGGTGATAGTGCAGTTTCAGCCGTCAGCCATGCCTGATGAGTGGGGCACCACACAAGATGGTCAGACCCGGCCCAGAGTGGTAAAAAGGGGTGTGGATGATGACCACGATGAAGTCCCTGATGGTGAGTGGCCGCCTTAACCCTTGCCTACAGTTACCTTTTTAGAACTGTTGGTCTCATAAGGTTTTTAACTAAATAGTATTCAAAGATCCTGTGTGGTGTTGTAGGCCACCCTATTCTTTAAGATACTCATGGCTGCcagtgactgtgtttgtgtgttgttgatCATTTGTTGTGGAACAAGTCCATTCTTTATAGGcctgttttgttaaaaaaatagtCTAAATGCAACTTATGCTCTTTCACGTTATTCTGTGTTGTGTTGCATGCTAGGTTTGCGATGTTGCTGGCTTAGCTGctgacatttattaaataaagtgTGCTGCTGTATGAGTGAAAATGTTCACTACACGTCTGAGGAATATCATAACCTCTAGGTGAGATGCCACAAGTGGACCATCTGGTGTTTATGGTGCATGGCATTGGCCCAGTCTGTGATCTACGATTCAGAAGCATGGTGGAATGTGGTAAGGCTAAAAGATTTTCTAAAACATCTTATTTTACTTCTGAATTTTTATTTGACTTCTAAACTCATCTCGCTGTCTGCTAAGGGTACCAATAATGTTTAGCTGCAATGAATATCAGACAGCGGCCTTGCTTGCCTTTACAGTCCACAGTCACAGTTTCAGACATAAGTATCTCATGTTATGTGAGTCTTTACCAaaactgtgtgtttgtcctcCCAGTGGATGACTTCCGCAGTGTATCTCTGAAGTTGCTGCGGAGCCATTTTAAGAAGGCTCAGGATGAGCATGTTATCAGTCGTGTGGAGTTCCTGCCTGTTCATTGGCACACAGCCCTTCATGGGGATGCTACAGGAGTGGACAGGTTTGAGTTCTTTCT
This region of Electrophorus electricus isolate fEleEle1 chromosome 11, fEleEle1.pri, whole genome shotgun sequence genomic DNA includes:
- the sec23ip gene encoding SEC23-interacting protein encodes the protein MAERKTNVPSSSANLLFSTAPEFNFNLPFIPVSQATGPAVLSGDDGSEVGEEDSFLGQTSSTAPLPSTFSYFSGSTNSSDPFASIGYQPSMPPVPAVTPSTVSSQVSSTASVPNPSVSYANPTQQYASTVFQSPMRTHTPPPNVATPPPPPGPQQTFNPYRHTATSSKASPYLMAPELQQQPPSQSAQHLSPYSQPPPAPTFQTTPTTFAKPHTTQAPPPPAGSSMSGPLVPVNPMVQYTYNVYEAIQPHWFYCKQVESKNVWLPFSIVDSIQLEETFNSVQPDPENVVVCTDGGRYDVQLYDRSRTAVYWEEEPTEVRRCTWFYKGDTDSRFIPYSEEFSDKLEAEYKKAVTTNQWHRRLEFPSGETIVMHNPKVIVQFQPSAMPDEWGTTQDGQTRPRVVKRGVDDDHDEVPDGEMPQVDHLVFMVHGIGPVCDLRFRSMVECVDDFRSVSLKLLRSHFKKAQDEHVISRVEFLPVHWHTALHGDATGVDRRIKKITLPSTGRLRHFTNETLLDVLFYNSPTYCQTIMDTVAFEINRLYALFMQRNPDFRGGVSVAGHSLGSLILFDLLSNQKSSSSSSELTPNGISQPEVKQVSPSVSQSSEGLSLATTKEGKEKTDKTADLSSVLEQLGLSEYISTFEQEKIDVESLLMCTVDDLKEMGIPLGPRKKLAKFVKEKAAKQAAQQTIPVKTVAKEERKEVSAPQHTGAVTDVSRSKVPVGRTMSSIHVDYNCFEIGTGQVSVVYHALDFELVNFFAFGSPVGMFLTVRGVEKIEENYQFPTCKGFFNIYHPLDPVAYRIEPMILPDIDLEPVLIPHHKGRKRLHLELKESLSRMGSDLKQGFISSLKSAWQTLNDFARAHTSSMQLHEQLAMVASHIKEEEEKQKDEDNLVVEAPPELLKEEVAQVKVGMLNAGNRIDYVLQEKPIESFNEYLFALQSHLCYWESEDTALLILKEIYRSINIHPEQTAH